The sequence GCGTCCACGTCCGCCCGCCCGAGTCGACAAAGGAGCGCACGCCGGGATTGGATTCAGCGGGGCTGCTGGAGAGGACCTTCTCGGACGGATTCACCGAGAAGCTTCCCTCTTTCCTGATCGCCCCTCTTCACCGACTCCACACGACTCGGGACTTGACCGGCACGGGGGCCGTCAGCGCGGAATCTAGGGCTCCTGGCTTGTCAGGGGCGGGCTGACACCCTCGATGCGCGTTTGACCGTCCTTTCCGACCGCCAATCGGATTTGCGTCTTGCCATCGGCGTCACGGATCTCCACGGTCGCGACACCCCTCTCGTTGACACCGAGGGTGATGCGCTCTTGAGGGGAGTTCCCATCGTTCGAGCGAAGTTGAATCGAGGGCCTCCCGTGGATGGTTGAGACACACACGGCCTCATAGCCCTCCGCGCTGTCGAAGCACAGTCCGTGGAAGCCTCGCTCGTCCAGCATTCCAATCCCTCCCATCTCCTGGCCCGACGGGTCCAGGAACTGAAGCCCATAACCAGGCGCGGCACGTGGCCCCGGGAGGGGGGCCCCGATGCGGACACGCGTCTGTCCTTGCGCGTCCACAATGTTCAGTTCTCGAAGGTTCATTGATGTCGGCGGCGCCTGCTCCGTGCACGAGGCGAGCGCACCCGCCAACAAGACGACACCTCCGGCCCACGAGGATTTGCCAAATGCACCACGCATGGAGGGCGACCTTTCTGGTTGAGAACCGACAATGGGGGTTCTGCATCGGCAGCATGAAGGCGCGCCGGGCGATATCGCAAGCCCCATGCGACACTCCATTCCATCGAGCCTTGTCAGGAACGAAAATCACCGGCCGTAAGGTCTCCTCGAAAGGAGCGGCGACCATGACGACGTTGACGATGCAGACGAACCCGATGAAGCGCAGCTATCGCAACAACCTCTGGTTCCAGCTCGACGCCGCCTCCAGCGCCCTTGTGAGCTTCGATTCGAAGTGCATCGTGGGATTTGACCGGATTGGCGGCCATCCGCCCGTCCCCTGCTGAAGCTCGCGCTCCGTCACCGGCGCGCCAAGCCACGCAGAGGCCGGGCTCCCATCCAGGGGACCCGGCCTCTCGGCTTTCAGGGCCCCCGCTCCTCCGGGGACGTAGAGCGTTAGGGGAGACGCGCGGGCCTGTAGAGCCCGAGCCCGACAGGGCCCGCTGGGTTCAACTCCCAGCGTCCCCATGCAGCACGAGCGTGGCCCGCCACGCCCAGTCGCACACACCTCACGGGGTATCGCTCAAGGGTAGGGCACTCGTCTGATACGCGAGAAATCTCGGTTCGAGTCCGAGTACCCCGACAGACAGGCTATCTGACAATTGAATCGTCGTGATGAATGCATGCCGTCTGCTCGTTCCTGGGGCGGCACACAACACACCTCCGTAGCTCATTGGTAGAGCATCTGCCTCTTAAGCGGACGGCGAGGGTTCGAATCCCTCCGGAGGTATCTGAAGCAGCAACACATACCGGAGTCGTCTAACCAGCAAGGATGGCGGACTCTGACTCCGCAGGTGCAGGTGCAAAGCCTGCCTCCGGTTCCACCTTTCCACCCCTCTGAGCGTTTGCGCTCTCCTGGGGGAGTCGTTCGTCATAGGCCGCGCTTTGGGAGCAGCTTGGACTCCAAATCCGCGCATGCAGGGTTCGATTCCCTGGCGGCCTGCTTTCGCAGCACATGGGTACGTAGCTCAAGGGGAGAGCACTCGGCTTGCACCCGAGGGATCCGGGTTCGAATCCCGGCGAATCCACTTCACCAACGCCGGAGTAGCCCAATTGGCAGAGGCACCAGGTCGAGAGCCTGGAGGGTGCGGGTTCGACTCCCGCTTCCGGCATAACCCACGAGGCATCGTGTCATGGAGACGCTGGTCCTGAGTCAGTCTTTCGAACCTGTCGCACGTGTTCCCTGGCAACGCGCGGTGATGCTCATCTTCCAGGGCAAGGTCGAGGTGGTCGAGGAGTACGAGGACCGCGTCGTGCGCTCGGTGACAGTGGAGATTCGCATGCCCTCCGTCATCCGCTTCATCCGAGGTCTGCGCCGACGGCCCAAGGGCGTGAAGTTCAGCCGGGAGAACGTCTACCTGCGGGACCACTGCCGCTGCCAGTACTGCGGCATCAAGGTGACGCGCCCGGAGGCCACGTATGACCACGTCCTGCCGCGCGCGCAGGGTGGCAAGACGAGCTGGGAGAACATCGTCATCGCGTGCGTGCCCTGCAATCAGAAGAAGGGCAACCGGACGCCGGAGCAGGCCCGCATGGCCCTGCGCACGGCGCCCATGAAGCCGAAGAAGGTGCCCGAGGCGATGCACCTGACGTTCCTGTTCGAGAAGGGCATGCCCATGTCCTGGGCGAAGTTCCTCAGGGACGTCGCCTACTGGCACGTGGAATTGCAGGAGTAAGGCCGTGGGGAAAGGGGAGCCACCCGAGGTGGCTTCCGCCTCCTGAGTGTTCCGCCCCGGCGGTGGATGCACTCGGAGGTCCGGGAGTCCGCCAGAGGCGGCTCCCACCCCGACAGCCGCCCCGCGCGCCAGCAGGCGGGATGTCGCTGCTGGCGGTTTTTCGGGAAGCTGAACTGGCGATGGCGCCAGGCCCCGCTGCTAACGGGTGCGAGCCGCTCTTCGGCCCGAGGTTCGAGTCCTCCGGCTTCCGCTATGCATGCCCCGCCCGTCCTCGGGCCACACGAGACTGTCCGCAGCGTGACGTGATGCGACACCCGCACGCAGCATGGCCGTGCCCCCAGGCGTCCCTACGCTCCCGCCACCGGGGCCACCGGCCAAACGAGGGGACGGACACATGATGCATGCGCGGATGGGACGGTGGGTGACGGCGGGCTGGGTCCTCCTGGGCGTCGCGGGAGGTGTCGGCGTTGGCTGCGGGTCGGATGACTCCGCCAAGAAGGAGCCTCCCGGAGGAGAGCAGGCCCAGACTCCCGTGGGCGCCGAGGACCAGGAGCGCATCGACATCGGGCTTCGAATCTCGCCCGTGCCGTTGAAGCTGGAAGGCCTGGACCGGAACCTGGTGGGATTGGGGAGCTACATCCTCAATGCCCAGGCCGCCTGTAGCGACTGTCACACCCAGCCGGGCTATCTCCCTGGAGGCGACCCGCATCAGGGCGAACCCGAGCAGATCAACACCACGAACTTCCTCGCGGGAGGAAAGCCGTTCGGTCCAGGCCTCGTCTCCTCCAACATCACCCCGGATGCGCAGGGCCTCCCAGGCGGCATGACCTTCGAGGCGTTCCTGGCGTTGATGCGGACAGGCCGTGAACACGGCGCCATCATCCCGGTGATGCCCTGGCCCATCTACGCGAAGATGCGCGACCAGGACCTGAAAGCCCTCTACGAATATCTCCGGGCCATCCCCCCGGCCCAGCCAGGAATGGCCCCGCCGCCAGCCCCTTGAGCGGGACCGTCACGGCCGCGTCCCCGTCGGGGCACGCATTTGTCCGGGATTGCGCGCTCACCCCCACGGTTCAAGGGGGTTAGAGTGCGCTCCCGGCGAGGGGGCGGCAGACGAGACATGGCGACGAGGAAAAGCGAGGACCAGGAGCGGCTCATCGACCGCGACCTCACCGCGCTGGCGCGGGAGGGAAAGCTACCGGCTGCACACGGTGTGGACGCTGCCGTGACGGAGGTGCTGGGCCTGCTCACGCGGGGCGGCAAGCATCCCCTGCTGGCTGGTGAGCCCGGCGTGGGAAAGAGCGCCCTGGTGCAGGAGGTGGCCCGGCGCATCGCCGAAGGCCGCGTGGACGCCGAGCTGGCGAACGCACGAGTGGTGGAGGTGTCCGTCGCCAACATCCTGGCGCGCAGTACCCAGCGCCAGGCGGCGGAGAGCTTCGAGGAGCTGCTGGCGTACCTCTCCCGGCACCCCTGCCCCATCGTCTACATCCGGGACCTGCCCGCGGCCCTCGGTGGCCCGCTGGCGCCCGTCGCCGTGCGCGGACTGCGCACCGGAGGCCTGCGCTTCATCTTCGAGACAGAGCCCAAGCGCGTGCAGGAGCTGCTTCGCTCCGACGAGGCGCTGGCCGAGCGGCTCCACCTGCTGCCCCTACACGAGCCTCCGACGGAGAAGGCCCGCTGGGTGTTGGGCCGCGTGGCGGAGGAGCTGGAGCGCGAGCTGCGGCTGCCCATCGACCCGGCGGCGTGCGACCTGGCGCTGCGCCTTTCGTCCAAGTTCCTGCTCGCGCAGCGCATGCCGCGCAAGGCCATCGAGCTGCTGAAGGAGACAGCCGCGGAGGCGGCGAGCGCGGCCAAGGACCATGTGGGTCCCGAGGACGTACTCACCCGCTTCTGCGCGGCCACGCGGCTGCCTCGCTTCGTCGTCGACGACGCGATGCCGTTGGACCTCGATGAGACAGAGCGCTTCTTCGGCGAGCGGCTGCTGGGACAGACGGACGCGGTGGGCGCGGTATTGCGCTCGGTGGCGCTGCTCAAGGCCGGCCTCAACGATCCGCGCCGCCCCCTGGGCGTGTTCCTCTTCGCGGGTCCCACGGGCGTGGGAAAGACGCAGCTGGCCAAGCTGCTGGCGGAGTACCTGTTCGGCTCGGCGGACAGGCTGGTGCGCCTCAACATGGCGGACTACCCCAACGACGGTGACGAGAGCGTCCCCTTCGGCGCCACCTGGGCCCCGGCACTGGAGACACGGCGGGGAGAGCTGAGCGCGCTGCTGGACGGCAAGGTGTTCACCGTGCTGCTGCTCGACGAGTTCGAGAAGGCGGCGCGCAGCGTCCACGACCGCTTCCTCCAGCTCTTCGACGAGGGCACCTTCGTCAACGGGGCCGGCGAGACGGTGTCGTGCAACAACACGCTCATCGTCGCCACGTCCAACGTGGGCGCGGAGGTGTATCGCGAGTCCGGCATGGGCTTCACGGGCGCGCGCCGCGCGGAGGAGATGGTCCCCGAGGTGGACCGGCGCATCGGAGAGGCGTTCCGTCCGGAGTTCCTCAACCGCTTCGACGCCATCTGCCACTTCCGGCCCCTGTCAAAGGTGGACATCCGGAAGATTGCGCAGCGCGAGGTCGGCCGCGTGCTGGAGCGCGAGGGCATCCGCGCGCGCGCCCTGGACGTGGAGGTGACGCCCGCGGTGGTGGACCTGCTCGTGGAGCGGGGTTACTCGCCCCAGTTCGGCGCGCGCTACCTGCAGCGTGAAATCGAGAAGACACTCACCGCGGCGCTGGCCGTGGAGATTGCGCGCAGGCCGCTGCCTCCGGGCACGCCCGTCCGCGTCGAGACCCGCCTGGGCGGCCGAGTCACCGCCGTGGCGGAGCCCGCCGCGCCGCCGCCCTCCCCCACCGCGCAGCTGCTGCTGCCATCCGCTCGCGCGGCGCCGGTGAAGCGGCGGCTGGACCGTAAGTCACTCCTGTTCGAGATGGACCGCCTGGTGGGCAAGGCGCGCGCCCTGGCGGACTCCGCCGGCCGGCCGCAGTTGGAGCAGCGCCGCGCGGAGCTGCTGGCGGAGACGCAGGCGCCCAACCTCTGGGATGACCCCACGCGTGCCGCCGAGGTCATCCGCGCCTTCCGCACCGTGGAGGCGCAACTCAACGAACTGGAGCGGCTGGAGGCCGCGGGCCTGTTCGCGCGGCGGCTGGTGCGGGAGGCGAAGAACGAGGTGCAGCTCGGCTCTGCGGCACGGCAGGTGGAGGACGTGGCGCGCGAGGTCCAGATGGCGGAGGCCCTGCACGCCTCCGGAGCCACCACCCAGGACACCGAGGCCCTGGTGGACATCTGCGCCAGTGACTCAGCGGAGGCCCAGGCGACCTGGGTGCAGGAGCTGGCCACCATGTACCTGGGCTGGGCCCAGCGGCGCGGCTACGAGGCGGTCGCAGTCGCCGAGGCGGAGGAGCCCTCGCGCGTCGTCGTACGAATCGCCGGCCCGGGAGCCTATGGCTTCCTCGCGGGCGAAGCGGGCATGCACCGGCGGCTGGAGGACGAGAAGCGCCAGCGCGCCTACGTGCGCGTCCACCGCGGCGGCTCGATCTCCGAGGAGGAGCTGGCCTACCTGGAGGTCCAGGGCCGGCCCATGAAGAGCCACGAGGGCGCCTACCTCCAGCGCGTCCGCACCGAAGTGACGGTGAAGGACGAGTCCTCCGGACGCGTGCTCACGCTCACTGGCGCCACGGAGCTCGATGAACTGAAGGACATCGCCGCGCGTGTCGTCTACGGCCAGGGCAGCAACACAGACGAGGCACGGCGTTACTACCTGGGACGGGGCGCCCGGGTGGAGGACCCGCGCACGGGCGCCGGCACTCCGCGCGTGAAGGACGTCCTGCGCGGCGAGCTGGACGTCTTCATCGCCGCGTGGATTACACGGCCCCCCACCGAGCCCCAAGCACCCGGCAGCTGAGCGGGGCGCGGGGCGTCAGCGGGACATGTCCACGACTCGGAGCGTCGAAAGGCCCTCCGAGGCCGAGGCCATCGTCTGGCCGAGCTTGCGGGCGCTCTCGGGGAAGGGGCCCCGTGCCAGCTCCCGCCCCGACGGGCTCAGCACCTTGGCGACGACCTGGCCGAACCCCTTCTTCAGCCCCATGGCCTGGTGCGGCTCGCCCTTGGCGTCCGCCACCATGAAGAGCGACGACTCCAGCTCGGGAGGCGGCGCCTCGCCGTGCTGACGGAAGATGTTCCGCATGTGCTCGATGGACTCGCGGTGGCTCTTCTTGATTTCGCCCCGCGCCATGCCCTTGAAGAGGCCGGGGACGTCCCGCAGGTCCACGTGAATCAGGACAATGGGCCGCTCCTCGCGCAGGTCGTAGATGAACGAGTAGGCGTGCTGGCGCAGCTCATCCCGAGAGCCCCGGTTGGCGTACAGCACCAGGGTGGGCCGCCCCTTGCCGACGGGGACCTCACGGCCGAATACGTCCTTCAGCTCGGCGGCCTGAGAGGGAATCGCTCCCAACAAGGCCAACAGACATGCGAGCGCGGCGACTTTCTTCATGCAGCGAGTTCCTTTTCCAAGGGCCTACAGTGGCTCAGACGAACACGGGGCACCCCTATTCGAATCCCTTCCCTCCCCCTGGAGTCGGCGTGATGCACCTGCCAGGTCCACGCCGCTTGCCCAGGGGGCCCGGCCGGTTGCCTGGCGTCCGTTCCGTCTGGTATCGGATTCATCATGCCGCACGGGACTGACTCGCCGCGGTGGGGGAAATCCATGTCCAGACCACACGGGGTGTTTCGAAGGTTCGTCTCGCTGCTCCTCCTGTCGCTGGCGCCCCCCGCGTTCGCCGCGACGCCCTTCACCGAGGGGATGGTCACCATCACCCTGGACGACGGCTGGGCCACGCAGTTCTCGCTGGCCCGCCCCGAGCTCAACGCGCGGAGCATCCCCGCCACCTATGGTCTCGTCACCCTGGCCATCCACGAAGGCTGGGGCGGCTACATGTCGCTGGCGCAAGCCCAGACGCTCGTCTCCGAGGGCAATGACATCGCCAGCCACACGCTGACCCACCCGGACCTGACGTCGCTGTCCCCGACGCAGCTCGCGGCCGAGCTCCAGGACTCTCGTGCCTGGCTGGAGAGCGCGCTGGGCCTGCCCGCCGTCCCCAATTTCGTGGTGCCGTATGGCCTGCAGAACGGCCCGGTGCTCGACCTCATCCGCCAGCATTACGCCAGCAGCCGGACGGTGAGCGCGGGCCGCAACTTCCGCGACACCGTCGTCTACGAACTGCGCGCCAATGACGTGGCCCGCACCGTTCCAGTCAGCACCGTCCAGGGCTGGGTGGACCAGGCCATCGCGGAGAAGAGCTGGCTCATCCTCGTCTTCCACGAGTTCGTCAACGGCACGCCGACCCGTGACACCCAGTACGAGACGTCCCACTTCGCGGACCTCCTCGACTACGTGCAGACGCGCGGCGTGCGCACCGTGACGCTGGCCGAAGGACTGGCCCTGACGGAGGGGCGCACCGAACCCGACCTGACCGCGGGCATGCTCATCTACACCGACGCGCTGCAGAACGGCTTCGCCAACTGGAGCTGGGCGGACCACTCGCTCGACGAGACGGGGGTGGTCCATGCGGGCTCGGCCGCCATCCGCTTCGAGCCGGACACGTGGAATGGCCTGCTCTTCCACCACCATGGGC is a genomic window of Myxococcus virescens containing:
- a CDS encoding HNH endonuclease, coding for METLVLSQSFEPVARVPWQRAVMLIFQGKVEVVEEYEDRVVRSVTVEIRMPSVIRFIRGLRRRPKGVKFSRENVYLRDHCRCQYCGIKVTRPEATYDHVLPRAQGGKTSWENIVIACVPCNQKKGNRTPEQARMALRTAPMKPKKVPEAMHLTFLFEKGMPMSWAKFLRDVAYWHVELQE
- a CDS encoding cytochrome C, translated to MMHARMGRWVTAGWVLLGVAGGVGVGCGSDDSAKKEPPGGEQAQTPVGAEDQERIDIGLRISPVPLKLEGLDRNLVGLGSYILNAQAACSDCHTQPGYLPGGDPHQGEPEQINTTNFLAGGKPFGPGLVSSNITPDAQGLPGGMTFEAFLALMRTGREHGAIIPVMPWPIYAKMRDQDLKALYEYLRAIPPAQPGMAPPPAP
- a CDS encoding AAA family ATPase, with the translated sequence MATRKSEDQERLIDRDLTALAREGKLPAAHGVDAAVTEVLGLLTRGGKHPLLAGEPGVGKSALVQEVARRIAEGRVDAELANARVVEVSVANILARSTQRQAAESFEELLAYLSRHPCPIVYIRDLPAALGGPLAPVAVRGLRTGGLRFIFETEPKRVQELLRSDEALAERLHLLPLHEPPTEKARWVLGRVAEELERELRLPIDPAACDLALRLSSKFLLAQRMPRKAIELLKETAAEAASAAKDHVGPEDVLTRFCAATRLPRFVVDDAMPLDLDETERFFGERLLGQTDAVGAVLRSVALLKAGLNDPRRPLGVFLFAGPTGVGKTQLAKLLAEYLFGSADRLVRLNMADYPNDGDESVPFGATWAPALETRRGELSALLDGKVFTVLLLDEFEKAARSVHDRFLQLFDEGTFVNGAGETVSCNNTLIVATSNVGAEVYRESGMGFTGARRAEEMVPEVDRRIGEAFRPEFLNRFDAICHFRPLSKVDIRKIAQREVGRVLEREGIRARALDVEVTPAVVDLLVERGYSPQFGARYLQREIEKTLTAALAVEIARRPLPPGTPVRVETRLGGRVTAVAEPAAPPPSPTAQLLLPSARAAPVKRRLDRKSLLFEMDRLVGKARALADSAGRPQLEQRRAELLAETQAPNLWDDPTRAAEVIRAFRTVEAQLNELERLEAAGLFARRLVREAKNEVQLGSAARQVEDVAREVQMAEALHASGATTQDTEALVDICASDSAEAQATWVQELATMYLGWAQRRGYEAVAVAEAEEPSRVVVRIAGPGAYGFLAGEAGMHRRLEDEKRQRAYVRVHRGGSISEEELAYLEVQGRPMKSHEGAYLQRVRTEVTVKDESSGRVLTLTGATELDELKDIAARVVYGQGSNTDEARRYYLGRGARVEDPRTGAGTPRVKDVLRGELDVFIAAWITRPPTEPQAPGS
- a CDS encoding polysaccharide deacetylase family protein, encoding MSRPHGVFRRFVSLLLLSLAPPAFAATPFTEGMVTITLDDGWATQFSLARPELNARSIPATYGLVTLAIHEGWGGYMSLAQAQTLVSEGNDIASHTLTHPDLTSLSPTQLAAELQDSRAWLESALGLPAVPNFVVPYGLQNGPVLDLIRQHYASSRTVSAGRNFRDTVVYELRANDVARTVPVSTVQGWVDQAIAEKSWLILVFHEFVNGTPTRDTQYETSHFADLLDYVQTRGVRTVTLAEGLALTEGRTEPDLTAGMLIYTDALQNGFANWSWADHSLDETGVVHAGSAAIRFEPDTWNGLLFHHHGLDLAQYQSIRFWVHGGTTGGQAVRLVLHDGTQMLGTTRLDTALGAPIAPGVWQQVTIPLSSIGATTGTLRDLYFQDDSGTDQPALYLDDVVLVPQ